The Corynebacterium confusum genome has a window encoding:
- a CDS encoding aspartate carbamoyltransferase catalytic subunit, giving the protein MKHLLDIADVSATDLVALLDEADRFKEVLDGREVKKLPTLRGRTIYTLFYENSTRTRSSFETAGKWMSADVINLSASTSSVKKGESLRDTGLTLAAIGADAIIIRHPSSGAPQQLARWVAPDGNGPSVINAGDGAHQHPTQALLDAVTMRQRLGITGGNFSGLRVKIVGDCLHSRVVRSNVELLTKLGAEVTLVAPATLLPNGVENWPVRVAYDFDAELADADVVMMLRVQAERMHGGFFPSHREYANLYGLSPQRAAQMKKDAIIMHPGPMLRGMEINYQVADYDNTAVLQQVSNGVHLRMAVLFTLLAGGESSAE; this is encoded by the coding sequence ATGAAGCACCTACTCGATATTGCCGACGTCAGCGCGACCGACCTGGTGGCACTTCTGGACGAGGCAGACCGTTTCAAAGAGGTCCTCGACGGCCGCGAGGTCAAGAAGCTGCCGACCTTGCGCGGACGGACCATCTACACCCTGTTCTACGAGAACTCCACGCGTACCCGCTCGTCGTTTGAGACCGCCGGCAAGTGGATGTCGGCCGACGTCATCAACCTGTCGGCCTCGACGTCCTCGGTGAAGAAGGGTGAGTCCCTGCGCGATACCGGCCTGACCCTGGCCGCCATCGGCGCGGACGCCATCATCATCCGCCACCCGTCCTCGGGTGCGCCGCAGCAGCTGGCCCGCTGGGTGGCCCCGGACGGTAACGGCCCGTCGGTCATCAATGCCGGCGACGGCGCGCACCAGCACCCGACCCAGGCTCTGCTGGATGCGGTGACCATGCGCCAGCGTTTGGGCATTACCGGCGGGAATTTCTCCGGTCTGCGCGTGAAGATCGTGGGCGACTGCCTGCACTCGCGTGTGGTGCGCTCCAACGTGGAACTGCTGACCAAGCTCGGCGCGGAAGTTACCCTGGTCGCCCCGGCCACCCTGCTGCCGAACGGCGTGGAAAACTGGCCGGTGCGCGTGGCCTACGACTTCGACGCCGAGCTGGCCGATGCCGACGTGGTCATGATGCTGCGCGTGCAGGCCGAGCGCATGCACGGCGGCTTCTTCCCGTCGCACCGGGAATATGCGAACCTCTACGGCCTGTCGCCGCAGCGCGCGGCCCAGATGAAAAAGGACGCCATCATCATGCACCCGGGCCCGATGCTCCGCGGCATGGAAATTAACTACCAGGTGGCTGATTACGACAACACCGCCGTTCTGCAGCAGGTCAGCAACGGCGTGCACCTGCGCATGGCAGTCTTGTTCACTTTGCTCGCCGGCGGCGAAAGCTCGGCGGAATAG
- the pyrR gene encoding bifunctional pyr operon transcriptional regulator/uracil phosphoribosyltransferase PyrR: MSGTDTSAESTELLSSDDVARTVARIAHQIIEKTALDEADANPVVLLGIPSGGVPLAHRLAEKIEEFAGVTVPCGSLDITLYRDDLRSKPHRALQPTRIPGGGIDGTTLILVDDVLFSGRTIRAALDALSDVGRPRIIQLACLVDRGHREVPIRADYVGKNIPTSRDEDIAVYSRDLDDRDAVVLTRVNRED; encoded by the coding sequence ATGAGTGGTACCGACACCTCCGCGGAGTCCACTGAGCTGCTGAGCTCAGACGACGTCGCGCGCACTGTCGCACGCATCGCGCACCAAATCATTGAAAAGACGGCCCTTGATGAGGCCGACGCGAACCCAGTCGTCCTGCTGGGTATCCCTTCCGGTGGTGTGCCGTTGGCCCACCGGCTAGCAGAAAAGATCGAAGAATTCGCCGGGGTGACCGTGCCGTGCGGCTCCCTGGATATCACCCTCTACCGCGACGATTTGCGTTCCAAACCGCACCGCGCCCTGCAGCCGACCCGGATCCCCGGCGGCGGCATCGACGGCACGACCCTCATCCTAGTCGACGACGTCCTGTTTTCCGGGCGCACCATCCGCGCCGCCCTAGACGCCCTGTCCGATGTGGGGCGCCCCCGCATTATCCAGCTGGCGTGCCTGGTCGACCGCGGGCACCGCGAAGTCCCGATCCGCGCCGACTACGTGGGCAAGAACATCCCCACCTCGCGCGACGAGGACATTGCCGTCTACAGCCGCGACCTTGATGACCGCGACGCGGTCGTGCTGACCCGCGTCAACCGGGAGGATTAG
- a CDS encoding TIGR01777 family oxidoreductase, which translates to MTFQAQHVIPADREQVWEWHTRLGAVSRLTPPFLPMAPQEQARSLADGTTVFSLPAGLKWVARHDLSRYRRGVSFSDVCVSAPLKRLASWRHDHHFADHADGTLITDTVDTRIPSSALEASFAYRQHKLIGDFEFINQLRDQGINILTPEARPLTVAITGSRGSVGRALSAELTTLGHRVIQLVRSEAKDGQRTWNPNSPSRNLLDDVDVLVHLAGEPIFGRFNDKHKQEIRDSRVGPTRKLAQLVAASPDTETFVCASAIGYYGNDRGDEVLTEDSASGDGFLAEVVRDWEAATAEAREAGKRVVNIRTGIALTGASGLLPLLRALFSTGLGGSFGDGDFWFSWVAFDDLCDIYTRAIFDTALSGPVNAASTAPVLNREMTQILAEQLKRPAAIPIPALGPALLLGKEGAQELALADQRVAPAKLQRRGHVMRFDTIQDTFAHELGNQRLWQPADAN; encoded by the coding sequence GTGACATTCCAGGCACAGCACGTCATCCCCGCCGACCGCGAGCAGGTATGGGAGTGGCACACCCGCCTCGGCGCCGTGAGCCGCCTGACCCCGCCCTTCCTCCCCATGGCCCCTCAGGAGCAGGCCCGCAGCCTGGCCGACGGCACCACCGTGTTTTCCCTGCCCGCCGGCCTCAAGTGGGTCGCCCGCCACGACTTGTCCCGGTACCGCCGCGGGGTGTCCTTCAGCGACGTGTGCGTCTCCGCCCCACTCAAGCGGCTGGCCTCGTGGCGCCACGACCACCACTTTGCCGATCACGCCGACGGCACGCTGATCACGGACACGGTGGACACCCGCATCCCCTCTAGCGCGCTGGAGGCCTCTTTCGCCTACCGGCAGCACAAGCTGATTGGGGACTTCGAGTTCATCAACCAGCTGCGCGACCAGGGCATTAACATCCTGACCCCCGAGGCTCGGCCTTTGACCGTGGCGATTACCGGCTCGCGCGGCTCCGTCGGCCGAGCGCTTTCCGCAGAGCTGACCACGCTGGGCCACCGCGTCATCCAACTGGTCCGTTCGGAGGCCAAGGACGGCCAGCGCACCTGGAACCCGAACTCGCCGTCGCGCAACCTGCTCGACGACGTCGACGTGCTGGTCCACTTAGCCGGCGAGCCCATCTTCGGTCGCTTCAACGACAAGCACAAGCAGGAAATCCGCGACTCCCGCGTGGGGCCCACCCGCAAGCTGGCCCAGCTGGTGGCCGCTAGCCCAGATACCGAAACCTTCGTCTGCGCCTCCGCCATCGGCTATTACGGCAACGACCGCGGCGACGAGGTGCTTACCGAGGACTCCGCCTCCGGCGACGGCTTCCTGGCCGAGGTGGTCCGCGACTGGGAGGCCGCCACCGCCGAGGCCCGTGAGGCCGGAAAGCGCGTGGTCAACATCCGCACCGGTATCGCCCTGACCGGGGCTAGCGGCCTGCTGCCGCTGCTGCGGGCGCTGTTTTCCACCGGCCTGGGTGGCTCCTTCGGCGACGGGGATTTCTGGTTCTCCTGGGTCGCCTTTGACGACCTATGCGATATCTACACCCGCGCCATCTTCGACACCGCCCTGTCTGGGCCCGTAAACGCGGCCTCCACTGCCCCGGTGCTCAACCGGGAAATGACTCAGATCCTGGCCGAACAGCTCAAGCGCCCGGCGGCCATTCCCATCCCCGCCCTCGGCCCGGCCCTGCTGCTGGGCAAGGAAGGCGCCCAGGAACTAGCCCTGGCCGACCAGCGCGTGGCCCCGGCCAAGCTGCAACGTCGCGGGCACGTCATGCGCTTTGACACCATCCAGGACACCTTCGCCCACGAGCTAGGCAACCAGCGCCTCTGGCAGCCTGCAGACGCGAACTAG
- a CDS encoding YbjN domain-containing protein: MTDEQPQLHPDTPVEPVTLARVAEIFDAEKLQYRMENQPVSDEETIDILRTGFSNAAIAMQVRENTLILDSVWRGDVPASEGPKVLAQLNQWNTEHFAPTLRFFETGEGSLAVSAVRELNISQGLSRNQVGAFVMSTLDAVVQSFTWLEQQYPELVTWEEHND, translated from the coding sequence GTGACTGATGAACAACCCCAATTGCACCCGGACACCCCAGTGGAGCCGGTGACCCTCGCCCGCGTCGCGGAGATCTTCGACGCCGAAAAGCTGCAGTACCGGATGGAAAACCAGCCGGTCAGCGACGAGGAGACCATCGACATCCTGCGGACCGGTTTTTCTAACGCCGCCATCGCCATGCAGGTGCGGGAAAACACCCTCATTCTGGATTCGGTGTGGCGCGGCGACGTGCCGGCCTCCGAGGGCCCGAAGGTCTTGGCCCAGCTCAACCAGTGGAACACCGAGCACTTCGCCCCGACCCTGCGGTTCTTTGAGACCGGCGAGGGAAGCTTGGCCGTCTCCGCCGTGCGCGAGCTCAACATCAGCCAGGGCCTGTCCCGCAACCAGGTCGGCGCCTTCGTGATGTCCACCCTGGACGCCGTCGTACAGTCGTTTACCTGGCTGGAACAGCAGTACCCGGAACTCGTGACTTGGGAGGAGCACAATGACTAA
- a CDS encoding YbjN domain-containing protein, whose product MTNQNPTDTALPEVTLDRVIEAMRTFEIELEKIEGRNDAATANLNGLPCMFAVLDSVVIVRCDVATDASFSQADAGLFLAANQINSVSFGARVAIAEHEDMLIVRSERDLPVAAGATDGQLTAALQAAVDGVIGAQNAMVSAAEEMAKKGSETAQEAGGEN is encoded by the coding sequence ATGACTAACCAGAATCCGACCGACACCGCCCTGCCGGAGGTCACCCTGGACCGCGTCATCGAGGCGATGCGCACTTTCGAGATCGAGCTGGAAAAGATCGAGGGCCGTAACGACGCCGCCACGGCCAACCTCAACGGCCTGCCGTGCATGTTCGCGGTGCTGGACTCCGTGGTTATCGTGCGCTGCGACGTGGCTACCGACGCCTCCTTCTCCCAGGCCGACGCCGGGCTCTTCCTGGCGGCCAACCAGATCAACTCGGTCTCCTTCGGCGCCCGCGTGGCCATCGCCGAGCACGAGGACATGCTCATCGTGCGTTCCGAGCGCGACCTGCCGGTGGCCGCCGGCGCGACCGACGGCCAGCTGACCGCCGCGCTCCAGGCCGCCGTCGACGGCGTCATCGGCGCGCAGAACGCCATGGTCTCCGCCGCCGAGGAAATGGCCAAAAAAGGCTCCGAGACCGCCCAGGAAGCCGGCGGCGAAAACTAA
- the efp gene encoding elongation factor P produces MADTTAFKNGLVLKIDNKLQQIIEFQHVKPGKGPAFVRTKLKDVVSGKVTDKTWNAGAKVETATVDRRDMTYLYHDGSNYVVMDDKDFEQVELSPDKFGDAAKFLLENMRVQVSFHEGEPLFAELPINVDLKVEHTDPGLQGDRSNGGTKPATLETGAEIQVPLFIETGNVLKVDTRTGEYLSRVSN; encoded by the coding sequence GTGGCTGATACCACCGCATTCAAGAACGGTCTTGTTCTAAAGATTGACAATAAGCTCCAGCAGATTATTGAGTTCCAGCACGTCAAGCCGGGCAAGGGCCCTGCCTTCGTGCGCACCAAGCTCAAGGACGTTGTCTCGGGCAAGGTCACGGATAAGACATGGAACGCCGGCGCCAAGGTCGAGACCGCGACGGTGGACCGCCGTGACATGACCTACCTGTACCACGACGGCAGCAACTACGTCGTGATGGACGACAAGGACTTCGAGCAGGTCGAGCTGAGCCCGGACAAGTTCGGCGACGCCGCCAAGTTCCTGCTGGAAAACATGCGCGTGCAGGTCTCCTTCCACGAGGGCGAGCCGCTGTTCGCCGAGCTGCCGATCAACGTTGACCTGAAGGTCGAGCATACCGATCCGGGCCTGCAGGGCGACCGCTCCAACGGCGGCACCAAACCGGCCACCCTGGAGACCGGCGCGGAGATCCAGGTCCCGTTGTTCATCGAGACCGGCAACGTGCTCAAGGTTGACACCCGGACGGGCGAGTACCTGTCCCGCGTCAGCAACTAG
- a CDS encoding M24 family metallopeptidase has protein sequence MALADTRFSDRRRKLAAQLAGQRIDAILVTDLIHVRYLSNFSGSNGALLLRKDLSAAIATDGRYTTQIKQEVPDIEPIIERGVGTALLKTLEGQGPLRVGFEADTVSVNQHAALEKACSEDVTLVPISGVIEEIRLYKDPLELERLDSLAQLATDAFEAMLAAGEVRAGRTERQIAADLEYRMRAAGAERTSFDTIVASGPNSALPHHGADDRVLEDGDLVTIDFGAHLRGFNSDMTRTVVIGEPDESAREIYDVVQRAQEAGVAAATPGTALADVDKACRDVIEEAGYGEYFVHSTGHGVGLLVHEAPAAARNAKGTLAAGMTLTIEPGVYVPGKGGVRIEDTLIITDGAPTIITRSPKELRSF, from the coding sequence ATGGCTTTGGCAGATACTCGCTTCAGCGACCGGCGCCGGAAGCTAGCGGCGCAGCTGGCGGGGCAGCGCATCGACGCGATTTTGGTCACCGACCTGATTCACGTGCGCTACCTGTCGAATTTCTCCGGCTCGAACGGCGCGCTGCTGCTGCGGAAGGACCTCTCCGCCGCCATTGCCACCGACGGGCGGTACACCACCCAGATCAAGCAGGAAGTGCCCGACATTGAGCCGATTATCGAGCGTGGCGTCGGCACGGCCCTGCTCAAGACCCTGGAAGGGCAGGGGCCGCTGCGGGTCGGCTTCGAAGCGGACACGGTCTCGGTCAACCAGCACGCGGCACTCGAGAAGGCCTGCTCGGAGGACGTGACCCTGGTGCCGATCTCCGGCGTGATTGAGGAGATCCGCCTCTACAAGGATCCGCTCGAGCTGGAACGCCTGGACTCCCTGGCGCAGCTGGCTACCGATGCCTTCGAGGCGATGCTGGCCGCCGGCGAGGTCCGTGCGGGCCGCACCGAGCGCCAGATCGCGGCCGACCTGGAATACCGGATGCGCGCGGCCGGCGCGGAGCGTACCAGCTTCGACACCATCGTGGCCTCCGGCCCGAATTCCGCGCTGCCGCACCACGGCGCCGACGACCGCGTGCTGGAAGACGGCGACCTGGTCACCATCGACTTCGGCGCCCACCTGCGCGGCTTCAACTCCGACATGACGCGCACCGTCGTCATCGGTGAACCGGACGAGTCCGCCCGGGAGATCTACGACGTGGTCCAGCGCGCCCAGGAGGCTGGCGTGGCCGCGGCAACCCCGGGCACCGCACTCGCGGACGTGGACAAGGCCTGCCGCGACGTCATCGAGGAGGCCGGCTACGGGGAGTACTTCGTCCACTCGACCGGTCACGGCGTGGGCCTGCTCGTCCACGAGGCCCCCGCGGCCGCCCGCAACGCCAAGGGCACCCTGGCCGCCGGCATGACGCTGACCATTGAGCCGGGCGTCTACGTGCCCGGCAAGGGCGGCGTCCGGATCGAGGACACCCTCATCATCACCGACGGCGCCCCGACTATCATCACCCGCTCGCCGAAGGAACTGCGGTCCTTCTAG
- the aroQ gene encoding type II 3-dehydroquinate dehydratase produces MQVVIINGPNLNRLGKRQPDVYGTTTLHDIEEIIRQRGEKLRAEGAELELDFFQSNHEGEIIDRVHAAADAGAGVIINPGAFTHTSVAIRDALAEIADGAGFVEVHLSNVHAREEFRQHSYLSAIARGVIAGLGPVGYLAALEYFAASS; encoded by the coding sequence ATGCAGGTAGTTATCATCAACGGGCCTAACCTGAACCGGCTGGGCAAGCGCCAGCCGGACGTCTACGGCACCACCACCCTGCACGACATCGAGGAGATTATCCGTCAGCGCGGGGAGAAGCTCCGCGCGGAGGGCGCCGAGCTGGAGCTGGACTTCTTCCAGTCCAACCACGAGGGCGAAATCATCGACCGCGTCCACGCCGCCGCCGACGCCGGCGCGGGTGTGATCATCAACCCCGGGGCCTTTACCCACACCTCCGTGGCCATCCGCGACGCCCTGGCGGAAATCGCCGACGGCGCGGGCTTCGTCGAGGTCCACCTGTCCAACGTGCACGCCCGGGAAGAATTCCGGCAGCACTCCTACCTGTCGGCCATCGCCCGCGGCGTTATAGCCGGACTGGGCCCGGTCGGCTACCTCGCCGCCCTGGAGTACTTCGCCGCCTCTTCCTAA
- the aroB gene encoding 3-dehydroquinate synthase, which produces MSVIPVNGPAPYHVHIGHGLAPAIVETIRDSGAAQVAILCPEVLSASARRLADAAEAAGVRCHVWLLPDAERAKQLSVVSELWDKLGAASFGRQDLIVGFGGGATTDLAGFVAATWMRGIRVVQVPTTLLAMVDAAVGGKTGINTAAGKNLVGSFHEPLAVFADIEVLRSLPEAEMVAGSAEIIKTGFIHDPEIIELYRRDPAACLDPDVALPELIARSVAVKARVVGEDLKESGLRETLNYGHTFGHAIERAEDYSWRHGNAVAVGMMFVAYLAEARGLIDAHVVELHRDVLTSVGLPVAYRDGQWPELYAAMRHDKKNRNGKIRFVALTAVGATTRFEGPSDEELRQAFEKVSS; this is translated from the coding sequence ATGTCCGTCATCCCGGTCAACGGTCCGGCCCCATACCACGTCCACATTGGTCACGGGCTGGCCCCGGCCATCGTGGAGACCATCCGCGACTCCGGGGCAGCGCAGGTAGCTATCCTCTGCCCGGAGGTCTTGAGCGCTTCCGCCCGCCGCCTGGCCGATGCCGCGGAGGCAGCCGGAGTGCGCTGCCACGTGTGGCTCCTGCCGGACGCCGAGCGAGCCAAGCAGCTCAGCGTGGTCAGCGAGCTCTGGGACAAGCTCGGCGCGGCCAGCTTCGGCCGGCAGGACCTCATCGTCGGTTTCGGTGGCGGCGCGACCACGGATCTGGCGGGCTTCGTCGCGGCGACCTGGATGCGCGGCATCCGCGTGGTGCAGGTGCCGACGACCCTGCTGGCCATGGTGGACGCCGCAGTCGGCGGCAAGACCGGCATCAACACCGCGGCCGGCAAGAACCTGGTCGGCTCCTTCCACGAGCCGCTGGCCGTCTTCGCGGACATCGAGGTGCTGCGCAGCCTCCCGGAAGCAGAGATGGTGGCCGGCTCGGCGGAAATCATCAAGACCGGCTTCATCCACGACCCGGAGATCATCGAGCTCTACCGCCGCGATCCGGCCGCCTGCCTGGACCCGGACGTTGCCCTGCCGGAGCTCATCGCCCGTTCGGTGGCCGTCAAGGCTCGCGTGGTGGGCGAGGACCTCAAGGAGTCCGGCCTGCGGGAAACCCTGAACTACGGGCACACCTTCGGACACGCCATCGAGCGCGCGGAGGACTACTCCTGGCGCCACGGCAACGCCGTGGCCGTGGGCATGATGTTCGTGGCCTACCTGGCCGAGGCCCGCGGGCTCATCGACGCCCACGTGGTCGAGCTGCACCGCGACGTCCTCACTTCCGTCGGCCTGCCGGTTGCCTACCGCGACGGCCAGTGGCCCGAGCTGTACGCGGCCATGCGCCACGACAAGAAGAACCGCAACGGTAAAATCCGCTTCGTGGCCTTGACCGCGGTGGGGGCTACCACCCGCTTCGAGGGCCCGAGCGACGAGGAATTGCGCCAAGCATTTGAGAAGGTGAGCAGCTAA
- a CDS encoding shikimate kinase, which produces MTVPPLATGAPRPVAVLVGPPGAGKSTIGRRLARALNVGLVDSDQLIEAAHGKPCGEVFAELGEEAFRQEEEKHVAEALSAGGVVSLGGGAVVSATTRDLLERHTVIWVEVSAEEGVRRTSSSNSRPVLQSADPLARYQELLDQRADFYREVADYRARTDGRGPQQVVGDILGFLETL; this is translated from the coding sequence ATGACCGTACCTCCTCTAGCGACGGGAGCTCCGCGACCGGTGGCGGTGCTGGTGGGGCCGCCCGGCGCCGGTAAATCCACCATCGGGCGCCGGCTCGCCCGGGCCCTGAACGTGGGGCTGGTCGACTCGGATCAGCTGATCGAGGCCGCCCACGGCAAGCCCTGCGGCGAGGTTTTCGCCGAGCTGGGCGAGGAAGCCTTCCGCCAGGAGGAAGAAAAGCACGTGGCCGAGGCCCTGTCGGCCGGCGGCGTGGTCAGCCTCGGCGGGGGAGCCGTGGTCAGCGCGACGACCCGGGACCTTTTGGAGCGCCACACCGTCATTTGGGTGGAAGTCAGCGCTGAGGAGGGCGTGCGCCGCACCTCCAGCAGCAATTCCCGCCCGGTCCTGCAGTCCGCGGATCCGCTCGCGCGCTACCAAGAGCTACTGGACCAGCGCGCAGATTTCTACCGCGAGGTCGCCGACTACCGCGCCCGCACCGACGGGCGCGGCCCGCAGCAGGTGGTCGGGGATATCCTCGGCTTCTTGGAGACACTGTAG
- the aroC gene encoding chorismate synthase has product MLRWTTAGESHGQALIALLEHLPAGVPITKDEIAQQLSRRRLGYGRGARMKFEADELTLLAGVRHGKTLGSPIAVMIGNTEWPKWTTVMSPDPLDMDDAQVAEAMQSGRGAALTRPRPGHADFAGMVKYDHAEARPILERSSARETAARVAAATFARNFLRETLGVEVISHVISIGASDPYEGPAPAPSDLAAIDASPVRSFDKAAEESMVTEIETAKKQGDTLGGVVEVVVDGLPIGLGSHINSEDRLDAQLAAALMGIQAIKGVEIGDGFAEARRRGSAAHDEMVRTDDGVDRLSNRAGGLEGGMTNGQQLRVRAAMKPISTVPRALKTVDMADGSAATAIHQRSDVCAVPAAGVVAEAMVTLVVARAVLEKFGGDSLAETKRNIAAYQDYVAERLSFPQD; this is encoded by the coding sequence ATGCTTCGTTGGACAACTGCGGGAGAATCCCACGGGCAGGCGCTCATCGCGCTGCTTGAGCACCTGCCGGCCGGGGTTCCGATTACTAAGGACGAGATTGCGCAGCAATTATCGCGGAGGAGGCTGGGCTACGGCCGCGGCGCCCGAATGAAATTCGAGGCCGATGAGCTCACCCTGCTTGCCGGCGTCCGCCACGGCAAGACCTTGGGCAGCCCGATCGCGGTGATGATCGGCAACACCGAGTGGCCGAAGTGGACCACCGTGATGAGCCCGGACCCGCTGGATATGGACGACGCGCAGGTCGCAGAAGCCATGCAGTCAGGCCGCGGCGCGGCGCTGACCCGCCCGCGCCCGGGGCACGCGGACTTTGCCGGCATGGTCAAGTACGACCACGCCGAGGCCCGCCCGATCCTGGAGCGTTCCTCTGCCCGGGAGACCGCCGCCCGCGTGGCCGCGGCCACCTTCGCCCGCAACTTCCTGCGAGAGACCCTTGGCGTGGAGGTCATCTCCCACGTCATCTCCATTGGCGCCTCCGATCCTTACGAAGGCCCGGCCCCGGCGCCGTCGGATCTCGCGGCTATCGATGCCTCCCCGGTGCGTTCCTTCGACAAGGCCGCCGAGGAGAGCATGGTCACCGAGATCGAGACCGCCAAGAAGCAGGGCGACACCTTAGGCGGCGTCGTGGAGGTCGTCGTCGACGGCCTGCCCATCGGCTTGGGCTCGCACATCAACAGCGAGGATCGCCTCGACGCCCAGCTGGCGGCCGCGCTGATGGGCATCCAGGCCATCAAGGGCGTGGAGATCGGCGACGGCTTCGCTGAGGCCCGCCGCCGTGGCTCCGCAGCGCACGATGAGATGGTGCGCACCGACGACGGCGTCGACCGGCTGAGCAACCGCGCGGGCGGTCTCGAAGGTGGCATGACCAACGGGCAACAGCTGCGGGTGCGGGCGGCCATGAAGCCGATTTCTACCGTGCCGCGCGCGCTGAAGACCGTGGACATGGCCGACGGTTCCGCCGCGACCGCTATCCACCAGCGCTCCGACGTGTGCGCCGTGCCCGCCGCCGGCGTGGTGGCCGAGGCCATGGTGACACTCGTCGTCGCCCGCGCTGTGCTGGAGAAGTTCGGTGGCGACAGCCTGGCGGAGACCAAGCGCAACATCGCCGCGTACCAGGACTATGTTGCCGAGCGCTTGAGCTTCCCGCAGGATTAG
- a CDS encoding prepilin peptidase, with protein MVHTAPFEYTGQELPIAACAAGLGLLVAWAAALCWWDLSSRRLPDWLTLPAGVLAVLALFQHPSWAVGLVWPGVYLAQALLPGPAGRLGGGDIKLAVPLGVGCAALAGVAGVLAAMVIAGLVTLAAGLLCTAAGRDRNAGRRGVPHGPAMLFAAAVVAAGRWVATPIM; from the coding sequence ATGGTGCACACCGCGCCTTTCGAGTACACGGGGCAAGAGCTGCCTATCGCGGCCTGTGCCGCGGGCCTTGGGCTGCTGGTCGCCTGGGCTGCGGCGCTGTGCTGGTGGGACCTTAGCTCCCGGCGCCTGCCCGACTGGCTGACGCTGCCCGCCGGGGTTCTAGCAGTCCTCGCGTTGTTCCAGCACCCTTCCTGGGCCGTGGGGCTCGTCTGGCCGGGTGTCTACCTCGCTCAGGCGCTGCTGCCCGGCCCGGCCGGGCGCCTAGGCGGCGGGGACATCAAGCTCGCGGTCCCGCTCGGGGTGGGCTGCGCCGCCCTTGCTGGGGTGGCCGGGGTACTCGCCGCGATGGTCATCGCTGGGCTGGTGACCCTGGCGGCCGGATTATTATGCACCGCGGCCGGCCGCGACCGGAACGCCGGCCGCAGGGGCGTTCCGCATGGGCCGGCCATGCTCTTTGCCGCCGCCGTGGTGGCGGCCGGCAGGTGGGTGGCTACCCCCATAATGTAG
- a CDS encoding shikimate dehydrogenase, producing MPRAAVLGSPIDHSLSPVLHNAGYAALGLEDWEYSRQECTAEQLPGLVREAAADVRGFSVTMPGKFAAVEVADEVTDRARLLGSANTLVPLDGGRWRADNTDTEGVVGALQRLLGDQEVGEAVVIGAGGTARPALWALAQRGVDTVTVLNRSDRRAELEPLARELGLDLRTTDFHIDLEQLTLNTGVIVSTVPSAALEDHLLDLAHAPVLDVIYEPWPTPLTVAAAANGYATVNGHIMLAHQAFSQFEQFTGQPAPQEEMITALNNALAARQSPVVNRAKRS from the coding sequence ATGCCACGCGCGGCGGTATTGGGTTCGCCCATCGATCATTCGCTCTCCCCGGTGCTGCACAACGCCGGCTACGCCGCCCTCGGTCTGGAGGACTGGGAATACAGCCGGCAGGAGTGCACCGCCGAGCAGCTGCCCGGATTGGTGCGCGAGGCCGCCGCCGACGTGCGCGGCTTCTCCGTGACCATGCCGGGCAAGTTCGCCGCGGTGGAGGTTGCCGACGAGGTCACCGACCGGGCGCGACTGCTCGGCTCGGCGAATACTCTGGTGCCGCTCGACGGCGGTCGCTGGCGGGCTGACAACACCGACACCGAGGGAGTTGTGGGCGCGCTGCAGCGCTTGCTGGGGGACCAGGAGGTCGGCGAGGCCGTGGTGATCGGCGCCGGCGGCACCGCGCGCCCCGCGCTGTGGGCGCTGGCCCAGCGCGGGGTGGACACCGTCACTGTGCTCAACCGCTCCGACCGCCGGGCCGAGCTCGAGCCGCTGGCCCGCGAGCTCGGCCTCGATTTGCGTACCACGGACTTTCACATCGACCTGGAGCAGCTAACCCTGAACACCGGGGTCATCGTCTCCACGGTTCCCTCAGCGGCGCTGGAAGACCACCTGCTGGATCTCGCGCACGCGCCGGTGCTGGACGTCATCTACGAGCCCTGGCCCACGCCGCTGACCGTGGCCGCCGCGGCCAACGGCTACGCGACGGTCAACGGGCATATCATGCTGGCCCACCAGGCCTTCAGCCAGTTCGAGCAGTTCACGGGCCAGCCCGCCCCGCAAGAAGAGATGATTACCGCGCTCAACAACGCCCTGGCCGCCCGCCAAAGTCCGGTGGTAAACCGCGCCAAGCGCAGCTAG